From the genome of Monomorium pharaonis isolate MP-MQ-018 chromosome 1, ASM1337386v2, whole genome shotgun sequence:
cgaaaactatcattggaataataattgactctgtttgcatctcatacttctgctgaatgcagtgacaggagtcagaatggaatatgttgaaaataattaattaatggaattgttatttaaacctatgaactagtcgaaactgtgcgagaacctacttgagaactgtaaaaaaagtgatcgaaacagcactttgcgtctcgcgaatactgagccgacggcaggagaacaagtttagaaaaataattaattaataaaattatttatcaaaacgcatggaaatggtcggggctatgcgagaattaacgaaaactatcattggaataataattgactctgtttgcattcTCAtccttctgctgaatgcagtgacaggagtcagaatgaatattgttgaaaaataattaattaatggaattgtatttaaacactatgaataggtcgaaactgtgcgagaactattgaaaactgtaacaaaagtgatcgaaacagcatttgcgtctcgcgaatactgagccgacggcagagagaacaaagtttagaaaaataattaattataaaattatttatcaaacgcatggaaatggtcggaggctatgtgagaactaagCGAAAacttattgtagaaataactattgactctgtttgcatctcatacttctgctgaatgcagtgcaggagtcagaatggaatattgttgaaaataattattaatggaattgttatttaaacctatgaaataagtcgaaactgtgcgagaactactgagaactgtaaaaaagtgatcgaaacagcactttgcgtctcgcgaatactgaggcgacggcaggagaacaagtttagaaaaataattaattaataaaattatttatcaaaacgcatggaaatggtcggggctatgtgagaactaagCGAAACTACATtgtagaataataattgactctgtttgcatctcatacttctgctgaatgcagtgacaggagtcagaatggaatattgttgaaaaataattaattaatggaatggttatttaaacctatgaaataagtcgaaactgtgcgagaactactgagaactgtaaaaaaagtgatcgaaacagcactttgcgtctcgcgaatactgagccgacggcaggagaacaaagtttagaaaaataattaattaataaaattatttatcaaaacgcatggaaatggtcggggctatgcgagaattaacgaaaactatcattggaataataattgactctgtttgcatctcatacttctgctgaatgcagtgacaggagtcagaatggaatattgttgaaaaataattaattaatggaattgttatttaaacctatgaaataggtcgaaactgtgcgagaactattgaaaactgtaacaaaagtgatcgaaacagcactttgcgtctcgcgaatactgagccgacggcaggagaacaaagtttagaaaaataattaattaataaaattatttatcaaaacgcatggaaatggtcggggctatgcgagaattaacgaaaactatcattggaataataattgactctgtttgcatctcatacttctgctgaatgcagtgacaggagtcagaatggaatattgttgaaaaataattaattaatggaattgttatttaaacctatgaaataggtcgaaactgtgcgagaactattgaaaactgtaacaaaagtgatcgaaacagcactttgcgtctcgcgaatactgagccgacggcaggagaacaaagtttagaaaaataattaattaataaaattatttatcaaaacgcatggaaatggtcggggctatgcgagaattaacgaaaactatcattggaataataattgactcgtttgcatctcatacttctgctgaatgcagtgacaggagtcagaatggaatattgttgaaaaataattaattaatggaattgttatttaaacctatgaaataggtcgaaactgtgcgagaactattgaaaactgtaacaaaagtgatcgaaacagcacttgcgtctcgcgaatactgagccgacggcaggagaacaaagtttagaaaaataattaattaataaaattatttatcaaaacgcatggaaatggtcggggctatgcgagaattaacgaaaactatcattggaataataattgactctgtttgcatctcatacttctgctgaatgcagtgacaggagtcagaatggaatattgttgaaaaataattaattaatggaattgttatttaaacctatgaaataggtcgaaactgtgcgagaactattgaaaactgtaacaaaagtgatcgaaacagcactttgcgtctcgcgaatactgagcgacggcagaagaaaagatatttcgaaaaataattaattaataaaattattttattacaacgcatggaaatggtcggggctatgcgagaattaacgaaaactatcattggaataataattgactctgtttgcatctcatacttctgctgaatgcagtgacaggagtcagaatggaatattgttgaaaaataattaattaatggaattgttatttaaacctatgaaataggtcgaaactgtgcgagaactattgaaaactgtaacaaaagtgatcgaaacagcactttgcgtctcgcgaatactgagccgacggcaggagaacaaagtttagaaaataattaattaataaaattatttatcaaaacgcatggaaatggtcggggctatgtgagaactatcGAAAACTGTCGTAAGAATAATGATGGAAATTGTTACTTCACGCTtctcgcgaatgcggtgccgacggtcggaataaaatatgttgaaaaataattaattaatgaaactgTTAGTAAAAAGTGTACCCCGGGGCCATGCGTTGGAGTATAATGTACTAGATAACTAGATAATAGCGCGCTATGGACGGGCAGACAAAAGTATTACTGAAATAATGTACTTACTGCTCTCGTTCGCAGCGGTCCACAGCGATCGTCCTGAAGCAGAGAGGAAGGCAACGGCGAAGATAATCCTGAAGCAGCGAGGAAGGCAACGACGATGCACTTCACataccacaccacaccacaccacaccacaccacacacacacacacacacaccacacacacgaGACGATCGCGATATTCTTTTTCGATAGACGAGCAGCGTACATGTTCACTCCCGAAGCTTCGCGACTCAACTGACCCACCGACCCCCTCTCGTCAGGCAACTGAGCTCAGTCCGCGCGGACTGCCCGGAACCGTCGAAGCGTTTGAAAGAGGGGAAGGAGAGAATAGTAGGCGGAGCTAGTAGCTGATTGGCTACCGTGAGTCGCCGGACTCGGGATGTCGCGGAAAAGGGGAGATAATCGCTTCTTGGAAATCGTCGATTTCCGAGAAGTTTCCGCTTCGATGCTTCGGGTAACCGTTTCTCGGAAATCGTCGAGGGGACTGGCGCCTGAGTGGCGCCTCGCTTTTTTTTGACGACAGAAAAAACTTCAAGGACAAGCATCCCGGAGTCTCAACGATTTCCGAGAAGCGATTATCCGAAGCATCGAAGCGGAAGCCTCGTTTTTTTTCGATgacggaaaaaactttgggACAAGCGTTTGCACTTAAAATCAAATAGGTCGAACGCGATTTTCGAGGAATTCTATTCAATCACTATTTTCGTTCACatgaaaaaagatttacttacaattaaaacttaaaacagTGGTATGCTGTGTGACTTCACGAAACGAAACCCGAAAGTAGCGCCAAGAATCGAGGCACACTAAACAGAAGTAAATCAATTCGCTCCTAGAGTTTTGTATCTCTGTCTGTATGATTGCGCGACAATtagtaaagttttattattggcACGATCGACATTCTACCGAACGGATTGCGTACCCTCCTCGAGCGAATACGCGCACATGAAAACTTTGCCCGGAacgaaaatcaacatggcaTGAAAATGGCACTCCCGCGCCGGTCGGACATTTTGTCGATTCCGTGCGTTGTCTCGCGTGTtcagaattcattgtgcgcaggtacggtgttgTGTTGAGAATGCCGTCGCGCTAACAGACGACCCGCGAGCCATGTGAAATCGTACGTAACAGAGGTCgtattcatgtgtaaagcgcggcaTCGTGCGTTTGCCTTCGGTTTCGAGTGAAGTGTTTGCTCGGAGGGCATACATTCGGTAGAATATCGCTAGTGCCAATTAAGTAAAGTGCTACTTGGTGCTACTagtcgtcgtgcgagcatacgaaattctcaaaacgaatttgtctccgtttgttgtatctcggcgcgtattttattcaaatggtTTTCCTCGGCCTGCGTTTTCACGAAGTTACGTACACAGTTACGTGACGTCCCGCCACTTTCGTGTTGATTTTCGTTCCGGGCAAAATTTAGTGTACGCGTATTCGCTCGAGGAGGATACGCAGTCCGTTCGGTAGAATGTCGATCGTGTCAGTAATGAAACTTTACTAGTCGTCGCGCAATCATACAGAGATACAAAACTCTGGGAGCGAATTGATTTACTTCTGTTTAGTGTGTCTTGACGTGCCGTACTTTTAACGTATTTTtccaaatgtaacggtcgagCCAAGTAAAATTCtcgcggtttacgttttactcgtgtgtgatatattatccgtaatatcgggagtgccgaataaagtatcgggcgatcgttattaatgtgcgtaTTCGAGAATAACAGGATGATGTCAGAAGAAAGTGGCATCCATGATGGATTCgagcgactcggtattccgaaaaaggaatgtagcagtagcagcagcagcatcagcagcaggagcagcgacagcaatcggtgagtgaatttttatcatgaTATGTGGAACAAAATGATATGTGATAACGTGatgcgagataaaatattggttctgTTCCTTGCTATATCTGTACAGAGTCAGtattgcataaaacagatttaaaatatgaatgcatataattgtaaattttacgggtatagcataaaacagaaccaaataaacgtggatatagcatagaagagacccaaaaagtcatgcacattatctacgggattcatagatatttcactacatagttcaatgtgcacattttgtgcacatagaggtactgatggatgaaaacacctaaaacgacgcgatgaccgctctcaTCAGGTTCCTCTCAGTTCTAACTTACTGCatcagtgcagcagtgcaccgaaaagaacagaccatttATTACACCTTGCGCGCTTGGGTCGCAGTGGTGGCACCAGAGTTTAATCTTAACCTATCTTAACTTGCGTATAAAATTGGAGTTAAACATGTCACATTGCCGATACCGATAATAACAGCATGCACAATTTGTTGGACGAGAAGATCATCGATCTggaaaattgtagaaaattagTCAAATCATATATCGATTTAGTAAGGAACTCTTTGTAGTAAAAGTCGCCTTATCTGTAATGTTGCAACTGTTGGAACTTGTAATTTACTTTCAGCACCTGTACAGTGCTGCTTTGTTTTGGGCTGACAAAGTGGTTTCGCTGAGTAATGAGGGACCCGAAGGATATATGCACTCTAGCGCAATGTATGTATCTCATGAAACAGTATCATCGTGCTGGCACATCTTATAAAGAGATATGGATTAGAGAAGGTAATTTCATTAATCACCAATGTCACCTGGATAGTTTTCTTATTGCTGTCatactttttaatgaaaaaaaataaagatataagatATTGTTTGTGTACTCAATACTGCCacgcatttatttatataatattcttaatttaacattaaaacatttttattacataatgcttttatacttttttattctaatattacaATTGACAAAAATAGCAATAATTGAGACAGTtgtctttcttatttacaaaacgtTAATCTTTATGTTCAATAATTTCTGTTGGGACAGAGCGATGTGATGTGCCATTACCTAACCGTGAGGTGTCTGTTTAGAAGCAAAGGAATATAACGATGCTCTTCAAGTCATTAACGAATCTGAAATATGTACAAACATAACGCAAGCGGGTATTACCTTCGCCGATCGCACGGATATTTTTCAGGATGCtccaaaaaaatgtatgaataatttatatatatatatatatatatatatatatatatatgtttataataatgtattaactcATAAGTGTTCATAAGTGTGACTTTTGACATAAGTGCTTTTATTTTAAGGCTTCTGCATACACTTTTGCATAatgcataacgcataagagTATCAGTCACAATCAGAATCATCTATTTCCCTCCTGAGGACAAAAATAACGAACCCTCTAATtagttaatttcttttattgcgTTATACAAAAGTGTGTGGCAgcaacttttatttgtattataaactgaaacattttaaatgtaaaataataattttttaaacataaggaattaaaaaatatatatttttaaaaatgttattacaaaatttatggagtaaatttacagttttgcTTGAATAAATTGATCTCTATACAAAAACGGGTTAATTTGTATATCATCTTAATCACTATATAATTAGAGTaagataatatacaatttttacaggTGCAAAGTTCATATTATACGTGAAAGGGAGAGTTTACGAAGCTATGGATAATAGAGCAGTGGCAACAGAATGTTATAAACAGGCTTTACAATGTGACGTTTATTCATACGAAGCGTTTGAGGCCTTGGTGCAAAATCAGATGCTTTCAGCTTCGGAGgtatattaattctttcagATTTGGTATAATTTTCTCGGTTATCATAATCAAaatcataaatgtataattattaatttagagcGGGAATTATTGGAGTCCTTGCCATTTGCTGAACAATGTACGAAAGGCGAAGCGGAACTTTTGCGATTGTTGTATGatagtaaattaaagaatatcaaGAACAAATACAAAGCAGTCGTTAACTACGTGTAGTGTAATGGGAATTTTCCGTCACTGAAAGATTGGCGGACAATTTGGACATGGAAGTCGCGAAAAGCtgaaagattatattataattgtgaaCTATCATCAATGTTTCTCGCTTACAGAAAGTAAGTAACACTTCTACCAAAATCTTACTTTTGTGTTACCAATAACAAAATCTaacgtgatattttttatgttcagAATTTTGAAGAAAGATCCATATCACAATTCCTGTCTCCCAGTGCACATTGCCTGTTTAGTTGagcttaaaaaaaactaatggTGAGTTTACCGTTGTAtcgtaataaatgaataaatggtATGCTAGAACTCGTTAACATTGAAACTTTATTCTTTAGCTCTGTTTTATCTGGCACATAGATTGGTTGATTTATATCCGGAAATGGCGTTGGCATGGTTTGCGGTTGGATGCTATTATTACACCATAGGTAAGTGATTACTGTCATTAGTAATATTCCTTTTCAGCAAAATTAGACTAATAATAGCAGAAAAGATTCTTTCTGAGTCGGCATTTGATTTTGGCAGTGATTCTACAGCATTCAAAAGAGATTTTCAAATGGGAAATTGATCACTgcgttgaaaaattttttccacatttcatccaaatttaacattataaaattatctttttctatttctgtaaaattttgatgtaaagcaaaccattctttttttaatccgtTATCATCAAACCCGCTAAAAGTTTTAGCAATGAAAGAAACATCATTAAATGATGTTTGTCTATTAGGATCACGTAATGCTGTCTCTGcttcaaaaacttttatttggaCAAGAATGGATCATTTATTGgtagttttttagaaatttcttgAGCAGCagtaatgtaaaattgcaaacAGTTCTGTCGAACATTTGCAACTACATCTACGTGTCCTTCTGTAATCAATCcatcaagatatttttcacattcagttcctaaatatatttcgtttaatgatttttgatgttctatatttgaaaaatcaaaattaatatttacataatttaaaaactctgtttttaaaaaaggtttacAATCATGGTTAGGAACTGAAGTGATTTAGGTTGTAATAGATGTATTCTTGTTTCCAATGCTTGAAAGAAAGTGttaaacgtattaaaaaaatgtaaaatatgttttaaaaataataagtatgcttttacatcaaatttttgcataatatctaataaatattcgccAGTCTTTGTCTTTTCATTAATAACagtttcttgtaaaaaaagctTGATAGTATCCCAATATTCTAAAAGTCTCTCAATACACAAATGCCGAGAAAGCCATCGTGTATCGGATAACTTTAGAATTTTGCGGTTTGTTTCCTGAAAACATTcacaaaattcttgaaaaatagcAGATCGCTTGGgactattgttaataaaagttgctatttttttaataaattcctcGCAATAGTTTGGAATCTTACTGCATGCAGCATGTGCAACTAACGCGGCGGAATGACATGGGCAAGACaatgttaaaacatttttacaaatgttccCAAGCTTAGTTTTAAAAGATGAATTTTTGCCTGTCATTACAGATGCATTATCACATGATAAGGCAACAATGTTTAGAAATGGAATTTGTAGTTTATACATTACATTTCTAAATGCCTCAAATAACTTTTCCGCGTTGCTATTTCTTGCatcaatatcaattaatttgactaattGCGAGCGAACATCTAATGTTTCAGGATCAACATACCGACTATGAAACGTCATCCATTTGTTATTAGTAATATCAGACGTTTCATCAATAAAAatggtaaatttattattttgaagaatGTCAACAACACGATCGGTTTCAACTGGACATAACacgtttgaaattattttattacatttagtCCGACTCATACTCATAGCTTCTAATACTTTAGAATCTTTTCCTATCTGTTGAAAAAACGAGAGAATATCTTTTGCAGTTtgatgagaaatatttttgtcggCGATAAACGcagcatatttaatttctgctTCTTTCTTTCGCTCATCAAACGACAAAAGTGACTCGTCTGTAATGTTAATATCTTGGtctgttttctttctttctttatttatatctgtagtaatttttaaatgtgttataGAATCTGCATGACGATAAATGTGCCATAAACTAGCATCCatgtattttttgcaaaattcgcaaaaaaataaGGTTTTATCATGCGATGCTTCGCGTAACCAtggtttaaatatttcaatatctaACCATTCTTGTcggaatttttgttttgtctgAGAAATACGTTTCTTTACATcgtcattttttgataaagaaaatttagttttttgcaGATTTTCTTTGTGACATGTAGAATTTGCATGTCTTGAAATACGtgtattacaagaaaaatttttcttacatatgGTACAATGAAAAAGATTATCATTTAACGCTACTTTACGtatccaaaatttatattcattgtcGCTAAGCCAAGCTTCTTGAAAGCTTCgcttatttttcttctctaatGGTTCGCACATTTTGATAGACAATAGAAAAGAAACCAAACAAAGAATCAACGAaaggaaaagaattaaaaaaaggagaataaataacggaaaaa
Proteins encoded in this window:
- the LOC118646609 gene encoding cell division cycle protein 16 homolog, which translates into the protein MYLMKQYHRAGTSYKEIWIREEAKEYNDALQVINESEICTNITQAGITFADRTDIFQDAPKKCAKFILYVKGRVYEAMDNRAVATECYKQALQCDVYSYEAFEALVQNQMLSASESGNYWSPCHLLNNVRKAKRNFCDCCMIVN